A stretch of Lysinibacillus agricola DNA encodes these proteins:
- a CDS encoding methylmalonyl-CoA mutase family protein, translated as MKNIEFEKPSYSEWQDAAIKALKGKPFESLLTKTSEGVTLEPLYTQESLVAKLGEELDKQVATIRSLQNNQAFRVAQQLYADTSEAFFAQLDDSLARGNEVVTIDSRVNFEWTEEVLAQLATYFSEYSFKITVVNSNDPLLAVFDKIAVDQRETVKGFIVSKSPISLIDFPSVRSIGADTTVYHNEGANAVQELAYALALAAKYANQEESFEAFAKKFYVSFAIDTQFFTEIAKLRAFKVLWKAFSSAYGVSDSVKVPTIAETSLRSFSKLDVYVNLLRSANEALSGLIGGADVFTVHPHDAITKPTDQSIRIARNVSLILKEETNVLKVIDPAGGSYFIESLTADFVKEAWALFLEIEAAGGIDAYTASGKLTEELEKSYQARIKSVQTRKQSLIGTNIYANPADVHESETNPLFAEIKRIAIPFEQLRAEMTATNAKTGILALGTLKSSKPRADFVSGFLNTVGLVPEKSEPAATAEEALAWLNATEATYVVMAGNDDDTKELVPAILAGKPANVIVDVAGKFNDEEEAWLANGLNGFIFAGQNIIEKLNSVFASMKEVQR; from the coding sequence ATGAAAAATATTGAATTTGAAAAGCCATCCTATTCAGAATGGCAAGATGCAGCAATCAAGGCTTTAAAAGGGAAACCATTCGAGTCTCTTTTAACGAAAACAAGTGAAGGTGTTACATTAGAACCTCTTTACACTCAAGAAAGTTTAGTAGCAAAACTTGGTGAAGAACTTGATAAACAAGTTGCCACAATCCGTTCCCTACAAAATAATCAAGCATTTCGAGTGGCACAGCAATTATATGCTGATACAAGCGAGGCATTTTTTGCACAGCTTGATGATAGCTTAGCTCGAGGCAATGAAGTAGTAACAATTGATAGCCGTGTAAATTTTGAATGGACTGAAGAAGTACTAGCACAATTAGCGACTTATTTCTCAGAATATTCGTTTAAAATTACGGTTGTAAATTCAAATGACCCATTATTAGCAGTATTCGACAAAATAGCAGTTGATCAGCGAGAAACGGTAAAAGGTTTCATCGTATCGAAAAGCCCTATCTCTTTAATTGATTTCCCGAGCGTGCGCTCAATCGGTGCAGACACAACGGTTTATCATAATGAAGGAGCTAACGCTGTGCAAGAATTAGCATATGCGCTTGCATTAGCGGCAAAATACGCAAATCAAGAAGAAAGCTTTGAAGCGTTCGCGAAGAAATTTTATGTATCCTTTGCTATTGATACACAGTTCTTTACAGAAATCGCAAAACTCCGTGCTTTTAAAGTACTTTGGAAAGCGTTCTCATCCGCTTATGGAGTGTCTGACAGCGTAAAAGTTCCAACTATTGCTGAGACGTCATTAAGAAGCTTCTCGAAGCTGGATGTTTATGTAAACTTATTACGTTCAGCAAATGAAGCGCTTTCTGGCTTAATTGGCGGTGCGGATGTCTTTACAGTTCACCCTCATGATGCAATAACGAAGCCAACAGATCAATCGATTCGTATTGCACGAAATGTATCATTAATCTTAAAAGAAGAAACAAATGTTTTAAAAGTTATAGACCCAGCTGGTGGCTCATACTTTATTGAGTCATTAACAGCAGATTTTGTGAAAGAAGCTTGGGCATTATTCTTAGAAATTGAAGCAGCTGGAGGCATTGATGCTTACACTGCATCAGGAAAGCTTACTGAGGAACTTGAAAAATCATATCAAGCTCGTATCAAATCGGTACAAACACGTAAGCAATCATTAATCGGTACAAATATTTATGCCAATCCAGCAGATGTTCATGAAAGCGAAACAAACCCGCTATTTGCAGAAATTAAGCGAATTGCTATACCTTTTGAGCAATTACGAGCGGAAATGACAGCGACAAATGCGAAAACAGGAATCTTAGCATTAGGTACACTGAAAAGCTCAAAACCACGTGCCGATTTCGTATCAGGTTTCTTAAACACTGTAGGCCTAGTACCAGAAAAAAGTGAACCAGCTGCAACAGCTGAAGAAGCATTGGCTTGGTTAAACGCTACAGAAGCAACGTATGTGGTGATGGCAGGTAATGATGACGATACAAAAGAATTAGTACCAGCAATTTTAGCAGGCAAACCAGCTAACGTAATTGTTGACGTTGCAGGTAAATTTAACGACGAAGAAGAAGCTTGGTTAGCAAATGGCTTAAACGGCTTTATTTTCGCAGGACAGAACATCATTGAAAAATTAAATTCAGTGTTCGCTAGCATGAAGGAGGTCCAACGATGA
- a CDS encoding dihydrolipoamide acetyltransferase family protein translates to MAIQNITMPQLGESVTEGTIEKWLVKPGDTVKKYDPLAEVVTDKVNAEIPSSFEGVITELLAQEGQTLPVGAVVCSIEIAGDSELPPPPPAKKSAVSTAILNAGVQKKQETQQPTTATIATQKTVRQDKVRYSPAVLRLAQEHDIALDQVTGTGEGGRITRKDLMKLIEAGNVPTSQVETTSAVDTAVQQSAPATQENTKSATSIQPIQAGDIEIPVTKVRRAIANNMVRSVHEVPHAWMMMEVDVTDLVAYRDSIKTEFKQKEGFNITYFAFFIKAVAQALKEFPMMNSMWAEDKIIQKHDINISIAVATDDALFVPVIKHADEKSIKGIAKEIHELAMKVRAGKLTMDDIKGGTFTVNNTGAFGSVQSMGIINYPQAAILQVENIVKKPVILPGGMFAARDIVNLCLSLDHRVLDGLVCGKFLNRVKEILENTNKSSTSVY, encoded by the coding sequence ATGGCTATTCAAAATATTACAATGCCACAGCTCGGCGAAAGTGTAACAGAAGGTACGATTGAAAAATGGCTTGTCAAGCCAGGTGATACGGTAAAAAAATATGATCCACTAGCAGAAGTTGTAACAGATAAAGTAAATGCAGAAATCCCGTCTTCTTTTGAAGGAGTCATTACAGAGCTACTTGCACAGGAAGGGCAAACGTTGCCGGTTGGAGCAGTCGTTTGTTCCATTGAAATAGCAGGTGACAGTGAGTTGCCTCCTCCACCTCCAGCGAAAAAATCCGCGGTAAGTACGGCTATCTTAAATGCAGGCGTACAAAAGAAACAGGAGACTCAGCAGCCAACGACAGCTACGATAGCTACACAAAAAACAGTTCGACAGGATAAAGTACGTTATTCACCAGCTGTTCTTCGACTTGCACAAGAGCATGATATTGCACTTGATCAAGTTACAGGAACAGGTGAAGGGGGACGTATTACAAGAAAAGACCTTATGAAACTGATTGAAGCAGGAAATGTTCCAACTTCTCAGGTTGAAACAACGTCTGCTGTCGATACAGCTGTTCAACAGTCAGCACCTGCAACACAGGAGAATACTAAATCAGCAACATCTATACAACCTATTCAAGCTGGTGATATTGAAATTCCAGTAACAAAGGTGCGCCGTGCCATCGCTAATAATATGGTACGAAGCGTTCATGAAGTGCCACATGCATGGATGATGATGGAAGTAGATGTTACAGATTTAGTAGCATATCGTGATAGCATTAAGACAGAATTTAAGCAAAAAGAAGGCTTTAATATTACGTATTTTGCTTTCTTTATAAAGGCTGTCGCTCAAGCTTTAAAGGAGTTCCCAATGATGAATTCCATGTGGGCAGAGGACAAAATTATCCAAAAGCATGACATAAATATTTCCATTGCAGTAGCAACAGACGATGCATTATTTGTTCCTGTTATAAAACACGCTGATGAAAAATCGATAAAAGGTATCGCGAAGGAAATTCATGAGCTTGCAATGAAAGTACGTGCTGGAAAACTGACGATGGATGATATAAAAGGTGGTACATTTACTGTAAATAATACCGGCGCATTCGGTTCTGTTCAGTCGATGGGCATCATTAATTATCCACAAGCAGCAATTTTACAAGTGGAAAATATTGTAAAAAAACCAGTTATTTTACCTGGTGGAATGTTCGCTGCACGAGATATTGTGAATTTATGTTTATCTTTAGATCATCGAGTTCTGGATGGACTTGTTTGTGGTAAATTCCTAAATAGAGTGAAAGAAATACTCGAAAATACAAATAAATCTTCAACGTCAGTCTACTGA
- a CDS encoding alpha-ketoacid dehydrogenase subunit beta, translated as MAVMSYIDAITLAMKEEMERDERVFILGEDVGRKGGVFKATTGLYEQFGEYRVLDTPLAESAIAGVGIGAAMYGMRPIAEMQFADFIMPAVNQIVSEAAKIRYRSNNDWSCPMVIRAPFGGGIHGALYHSQSVEALFAGTPGLKIVIPSTPYDAKGLLKAAIRDEDPVLFFEHKRAYRLIKGEVPVDDYTLPIGKADVKREGEDVTVITYGLAVHFALQAAERLAADGISAHILDLRTVYPLDKEAIIEAASKTGKVLLVTEDNKEGSIMGEVAAIIAEHCLFELDAPIQRLAGPDVPAMPYAPTMEKYFMINPEKVERAMRELAAF; from the coding sequence ATGGCAGTGATGTCTTATATTGATGCGATTACATTAGCGATGAAGGAAGAGATGGAACGTGATGAGCGTGTTTTCATTTTAGGAGAGGACGTTGGTCGCAAAGGCGGGGTTTTCAAAGCAACAACAGGTCTTTACGAGCAATTTGGTGAATATCGGGTACTTGACACACCTCTTGCAGAGAGTGCTATTGCAGGTGTTGGTATTGGTGCTGCGATGTATGGGATGCGCCCAATTGCCGAGATGCAATTCGCTGATTTCATTATGCCTGCCGTTAACCAAATCGTTTCTGAGGCAGCAAAAATCCGCTACCGTTCAAATAATGACTGGTCTTGCCCAATGGTTATACGTGCACCATTTGGCGGAGGTATTCACGGAGCACTCTATCATTCGCAATCTGTAGAAGCACTTTTTGCAGGAACTCCAGGCTTAAAAATTGTTATTCCGTCAACACCTTATGATGCAAAAGGTTTGTTAAAAGCAGCAATCCGTGATGAGGATCCAGTACTATTTTTTGAGCATAAACGTGCTTATCGACTCATTAAAGGTGAAGTACCAGTAGATGATTACACATTACCGATTGGTAAGGCAGATGTTAAGCGCGAAGGGGAAGACGTTACTGTCATTACGTATGGTTTAGCCGTCCATTTTGCATTACAGGCAGCAGAACGCCTAGCGGCAGACGGTATTTCAGCGCATATTCTTGACCTACGCACGGTTTATCCTCTTGATAAAGAAGCAATCATTGAGGCGGCAAGTAAAACAGGTAAAGTTTTACTAGTTACTGAGGATAATAAAGAAGGAAGCATTATGGGTGAGGTTGCAGCAATTATTGCTGAGCATTGTTTATTTGAACTCGATGCACCAATTCAACGCCTAGCGGGACCAGATGTTCCAGCGATGCCGTATGCACCAACGATGGAAAAGTATTTTATGATTAACCCTGAAAAAGTAGAGCGTGCGATGCGAGAACTTGCTGCATTCTAA
- a CDS encoding thiamine pyrophosphate-dependent dehydrogenase E1 component subunit alpha, translating into MQDVQIKHEDLGLSNEDVLAMFETMLMARRLDERMWLLNRSGKIPFVISCQGQEAAQVGAAFALDHNKDYIAPYYRDMGVVLHFGMTPRELMLSAFAKAEDPNSGGRQMPGHFGQKKNRILTGSSPVTTQVPHAVGVALAGRLQKEDFITFVTLGEGSSNQGDFHEGANFAGVHKLPVIIMVENNQYAISVPVERQLGCAKVSDRGIGYGMPGVTVDGKCPLQVYKVVKEAADRARSGEGPSLIETVTYRLTAHSSDDDDRQYRTAEDIAEGKAKDPVLLFEKYLMDAGVMTEKLRAEIEERIMAEVNEATDYAEAAPYATPEHALKYVYAPVDGGDV; encoded by the coding sequence ATGCAAGATGTTCAAATCAAGCATGAGGATTTAGGTTTATCAAATGAAGATGTACTTGCAATGTTCGAAACGATGTTAATGGCAAGAAGACTAGATGAACGTATGTGGTTGTTAAACCGTTCTGGTAAGATTCCGTTTGTTATTTCATGTCAGGGACAGGAGGCAGCACAAGTAGGAGCGGCCTTTGCTCTTGATCATAACAAAGATTATATTGCGCCGTATTATCGTGATATGGGTGTTGTTTTACATTTTGGAATGACACCAAGAGAACTGATGTTATCCGCATTTGCCAAAGCAGAGGATCCAAACTCAGGTGGACGTCAAATGCCAGGTCATTTTGGACAAAAGAAAAATCGTATTCTAACAGGCTCTTCGCCAGTTACTACACAAGTTCCACACGCGGTGGGAGTAGCTTTAGCAGGGCGTCTGCAAAAAGAAGATTTTATTACTTTCGTTACACTCGGTGAAGGCTCATCTAACCAAGGTGATTTCCATGAAGGTGCGAATTTCGCAGGGGTTCATAAGCTTCCCGTTATTATAATGGTAGAAAATAATCAATACGCAATTTCCGTGCCAGTTGAACGTCAATTAGGCTGTGCGAAAGTGTCAGATCGCGGCATTGGCTACGGTATGCCAGGTGTTACTGTTGATGGAAAATGTCCGTTACAAGTCTATAAGGTTGTAAAAGAAGCAGCTGATCGTGCACGTAGTGGTGAAGGGCCGAGTTTAATAGAAACAGTGACGTATCGCTTAACGGCACATTCTTCGGATGATGATGATCGTCAATATCGAACTGCCGAGGATATAGCAGAAGGCAAAGCAAAGGATCCTGTTCTGTTATTTGAAAAGTATCTAATGGATGCTGGAGTTATGACAGAAAAGCTCCGTGCTGAAATAGAAGAGCGTATCATGGCAGAGGTGAATGAAGCAACAGATTATGCAGAAGCTGCTCCGTATGCAACACCAGAGCATGCTTTGAAGTACGTATATGCACCAGTGGACGGAGGTGACGTGTAA